In one Nitrospira sp. genomic region, the following are encoded:
- a CDS encoding SprT family zinc-dependent metalloprotease gives MVRMLLAETTPVALEQLHAHWADLNTKYFDGILQTIRIEWSARLTSSAGMFVIRIGGGGREDNRPRRLIRLSTPLLQHRSEQELLSTLAHEMIHQWQFDVRRRRPDHGDDFLDKMAVMNADGLRITIHHALDEEVGAFMTYAWRCLDCGQDYRRQRRTIRPRDHRCGACHGPLGEVLPGKLLRKRRPVRPLHRSAQYRPPPFVQLELPFPNS, from the coding sequence ATGGTGCGGATGCTGCTCGCCGAAACCACCCCCGTCGCGCTCGAACAACTCCACGCCCATTGGGCCGACCTCAATACCAAATATTTCGACGGCATCTTACAGACAATCCGCATCGAGTGGAGCGCGCGGCTGACCTCATCGGCCGGCATGTTCGTAATTAGAATTGGGGGGGGCGGCCGCGAGGACAACCGCCCCCGCCGGCTCATCCGCCTCTCGACGCCGTTGCTCCAGCACCGCTCCGAGCAGGAACTGCTCAGCACGCTGGCCCATGAGATGATCCATCAGTGGCAGTTCGACGTGCGTCGGCGCCGGCCGGACCATGGCGATGACTTCCTTGACAAGATGGCGGTAATGAACGCGGACGGTCTTCGTATCACGATTCATCACGCGCTTGATGAGGAAGTGGGCGCCTTCATGACCTACGCCTGGCGCTGCCTCGACTGCGGGCAGGATTACCGGCGGCAGCGCCGGACGATCCGACCCAGGGACCACCGCTGCGGGGCCTGTCATGGCCCGCTTGGCGAGGTGTTGCCGGGTAAGCTACTGCGCAAGCGGCGGCCCGTGCGCCCCTTGCATCGCTCCGCGCAGTACCGGCCACCGCCCTTCGTCCAACTGGAACTCCCCTTCCCGAACTCCTGA
- the rfaE2 gene encoding D-glycero-beta-D-manno-heptose 1-phosphate adenylyltransferase, protein MPDKIKTKDDLMKILPIERARGRRIVFTNGCFDLLHVGHVRYLQVAHDMGDILIIGVNTDASVRTLNKGNSRPIVPQDQRAEVLAALACVDYVVLFDESDPGQLIADLRPDVLVKGGDWQPDHIVGRESVEARGGVVRTIPLVPDVSTTTLVDKIREGAKRDA, encoded by the coding sequence ATGCCTGACAAGATCAAGACCAAAGATGATCTGATGAAGATCCTGCCCATCGAGCGGGCGCGGGGCCGACGGATCGTCTTCACCAACGGCTGCTTCGACCTGCTGCACGTCGGCCACGTGCGCTACCTGCAGGTCGCGCACGACATGGGTGACATCCTTATCATCGGCGTGAACACCGACGCCTCCGTGCGGACCTTGAATAAGGGCAATAGCCGCCCGATCGTGCCGCAGGATCAGCGCGCCGAGGTGTTGGCGGCGCTGGCCTGTGTGGATTACGTCGTGCTCTTCGACGAATCGGACCCCGGGCAGCTCATCGCTGACCTCCGGCCGGATGTGCTGGTGAAGGGCGGTGACTGGCAACCCGATCACATCGTCGGCCGCGAATCGGTCGAAGCCCGCGGCGGCGTCGTGCGGACCATCCCGCTCGTCCCGGACGTCTCTACGACCACCCTCGTCGACAAAATCCGTGAGGGCGCCAAGCGTGACGCGTGA
- a CDS encoding DNA polymerase IV encodes MARLARCCRVSYCASGGPCAPCIAPRSTGHRPSSNWNSPSRTPDEDRAMAKWPRQIVFGDVDAMFASAAVVADPSLAGKPIAVGGPPPRGIIAAASYAVRSFGVHSAMPTAQAKKLCPGLILIPPDRPLYKRLHEQMRAVTDRLFPVTEWSSIDEFYADATDLQLLHPNPKALGQMVKDEMFKATGLCCTIAIATSKPLAKIAADAHKPDGLAIIEPSTEAAFLAPLPVKSLPGIGPKTAEALKRIGVRTIGDLLEPRFDVALARMWGPRLPLVQALAQGTDDDPVVPERDQKSLGHETTFDHDTTDLALLEKTLKEFLAALAHELRVERLAAGSFTVKLKDSAHKITTKQRHFPKPLNDDPMMWPDIRAALKHLMAPDTRYRLAGVTLTDLVPASAGLFDQKRSKALAAMDAIIEKHGAKAIGLGKTSEKNS; translated from the coding sequence ATGGCCCGCTTGGCGAGGTGTTGCCGGGTAAGCTACTGCGCAAGCGGCGGCCCGTGCGCCCCTTGCATCGCTCCGCGCAGTACCGGCCACCGCCCTTCGTCCAACTGGAACTCCCCTTCCCGAACTCCTGACGAGGATCGCGCCATGGCGAAATGGCCACGGCAAATCGTCTTCGGCGACGTGGATGCGATGTTCGCCTCCGCGGCAGTCGTGGCCGATCCGTCGCTGGCCGGCAAGCCGATCGCCGTGGGCGGGCCGCCGCCACGCGGCATCATCGCCGCTGCCAGCTACGCGGTCCGCTCCTTCGGCGTCCATTCGGCCATGCCGACCGCGCAGGCCAAGAAGCTCTGCCCGGGCCTTATTCTGATTCCACCGGACCGTCCGCTCTACAAACGTCTGCATGAGCAGATGCGCGCCGTCACCGATCGCCTGTTCCCGGTGACCGAGTGGAGCAGCATCGATGAGTTCTATGCCGACGCGACCGACCTACAATTGCTCCATCCCAATCCAAAGGCCCTAGGCCAGATGGTCAAGGACGAGATGTTCAAGGCAACCGGCCTGTGCTGCACGATCGCGATCGCCACGAGCAAGCCCCTCGCCAAAATCGCCGCTGACGCCCACAAGCCGGACGGGCTTGCCATCATCGAGCCGAGCACTGAGGCGGCGTTTCTGGCACCGCTTCCGGTGAAATCGCTTCCGGGCATCGGACCAAAGACGGCCGAGGCGCTCAAGCGGATCGGCGTCCGCACGATCGGCGATTTATTAGAGCCTCGCTTCGATGTGGCGCTCGCGCGCATGTGGGGCCCGCGGCTCCCTCTCGTGCAGGCGCTCGCGCAGGGAACGGACGATGACCCGGTCGTCCCCGAACGCGACCAGAAAAGCCTCGGGCACGAGACCACGTTTGACCATGACACGACTGATCTCGCGTTGCTAGAAAAGACGCTGAAAGAATTTCTGGCTGCGCTCGCGCATGAACTGCGCGTCGAGAGGCTGGCCGCCGGGTCCTTCACGGTCAAACTGAAGGACTCGGCGCACAAGATCACGACGAAGCAGCGTCACTTTCCCAAGCCGCTCAACGACGATCCGATGATGTGGCCGGATATTCGCGCAGCGCTAAAACATCTCATGGCTCCGGACACAAGGTACCGCCTCGCTGGCGTCACACTGACCGATCTCGTCCCCGCCTCCGCCGGACTATTCGATCAGAAGCGGAGCAAGGCTCTTGCCGCCATGGACGCAATCATCGAAAAGCACGGCGCAAAGGCAATCGGTTTAGGAAAGACGTCGGAGAAGAATTCCTGA